In a single window of the Candidatus Gorgyraea atricola genome:
- a CDS encoding SpoVG family protein yields MVKPDNGIQVLNLHRLSGETNLKAFADLLFANVFIVKGLKVVEGKNGLFVGMPRRQDKDGKWHDIAFPTTKEFRGLLSDIVLSEYERKQ; encoded by the coding sequence ATGGTAAAGCCGGATAATGGTATCCAGGTGCTGAACCTGCACAGGCTCAGCGGAGAAACAAACCTTAAGGCCTTTGCGGATCTCTTGTTCGCAAATGTATTTATTGTAAAGGGCCTCAAGGTGGTGGAAGGCAAGAATGGTTTGTTCGTAGGCATGCCGCGAAGGCAAGACAAAGATGGTAAATGGCATGATATTGCTTTTCCGACTACAAAGGAGTTCAGGGGATTACTGAGCGACATTGTCCTGTCGGAGTACGAGCGTAAGCAGTAG
- a CDS encoding zf-HC2 domain-containing protein produces the protein MTMRCPNERELSSYLDSALSGAEREKIEAHIASCGKCLDLLVLAHEAGSGSWECPELLKGKIRKMLGVRERRSRSELKWLFGTIIMLALSFVFKRYFLQFLTASLILGFKWAMEGEAARRTIMIFKGMQQAQKKVERKVPSSRV, from the coding sequence ATGACAATGAGGTGTCCTAATGAAAGGGAGCTTTCATCGTATTTGGATAGTGCTCTCTCAGGTGCTGAGCGAGAGAAGATAGAAGCGCATATAGCTAGCTGTGGGAAGTGCCTTGATCTTTTAGTGCTTGCCCATGAGGCTGGATCTGGCTCATGGGAATGCCCGGAGCTACTAAAAGGGAAGATCAGAAAGATGCTTGGGGTTCGAGAAAGAAGATCACGCTCTGAACTGAAGTGGCTTTTTGGCACAATTATTATGCTCGCGCTTTCATTTGTGTTCAAAAGGTACTTTTTGCAGTTTCTGACAGCGTCGCTGATCCTGGGATTTAAGTGGGCGATGGAAGGCGAGGCTGCAAGGCGCACTATCATGATATTTAAAGGAATGCAGCAGGCTCAAAAAAAAGTTGAAAGAAAAGTACCCTCCTCCCGTGTCTAA
- a CDS encoding sigma-70 family RNA polymerase sigma factor yields MLGDTQKLIERCIRREEKAWGEFIERFSGLLYYSAREKLRRSGIAFGQHDIEDIVQGIFLELWEKDRLRDVADRKKINAWLSIVTQNRALNYVRQKKERLLPEDEFYRMDNIKVEPDSSMLLADELDGAMEDFGAKEKIVMKSSIIHGRTHKEIAGFMKMPINTVSTIIARKKPILKRRLKKI; encoded by the coding sequence ATGCTTGGAGATACCCAGAAGTTGATTGAGCGTTGTATCAGGCGCGAGGAAAAGGCCTGGGGAGAGTTCATAGAACGCTTCTCAGGCCTTTTGTATTATTCGGCAAGGGAGAAGCTGAGGAGAAGCGGTATTGCATTTGGCCAGCATGACATAGAAGATATCGTTCAGGGGATTTTTCTTGAGCTGTGGGAGAAGGACAGGCTTAGGGATGTAGCGGATAGAAAGAAGATAAACGCATGGCTCAGCATAGTTACTCAGAATAGGGCGCTTAATTATGTGAGACAGAAGAAGGAAAGACTTCTTCCTGAAGATGAATTTTATAGGATGGATAATATAAAGGTAGAGCCGGACAGCAGTATGCTTCTGGCAGATGAGTTAGATGGGGCAATGGAGGATTTTGGCGCTAAAGAGAAGATCGTGATGAAATCCAGCATAATACACGGGAGGACGCACAAGGAGATAGCAGGGTTTATGAAGATGCCTATAAATACGGTCTCCACTATTATTGCCAGAAAAAAGCCTATTTTAAAGAGGCGCTTGAAAAAAATTTGA
- a CDS encoding transposase, producing MRKVKFVEEGVYHIYNRGTDKRKVFCEDRDYLRFIHSMSGFNTTKPVELASILRRRNLRKNGGFASALVSASEKLVKILYFVLMPNHYHLVLQQMVAGGVEKFMQKLGTGYAMYFNKKYKRNGVLFQGVFKANSIETESYIMQISKYIHRNPLKLIEPQFREKGVRDLERAKLFLRNYRWSSYLDFLGMKKYPFLIDNELHGGYFRNSAEYEDFVLSGPDVDVVEAKPPQKKTAEVSPRPAEGEVDQGRSF from the coding sequence ATGAGAAAGGTCAAATTTGTTGAAGAAGGCGTGTATCACATTTATAATCGCGGCACAGATAAGAGGAAAGTTTTTTGTGAGGACAGGGACTATTTGCGTTTTATTCATTCTATGTCAGGATTCAATACTACTAAACCAGTAGAACTTGCAAGTATACTACGGAGGCGAAACCTCCGCAAAAACGGAGGTTTCGCCTCCGCTTTAGTTTCAGCATCGGAGAAATTGGTTAAAATCTTATATTTTGTGTTAATGCCAAATCATTATCATTTGGTATTACAACAGATGGTCGCAGGTGGGGTTGAGAAATTTATGCAGAAACTGGGGACTGGTTATGCAATGTATTTTAACAAGAAATATAAAAGAAACGGAGTGTTATTTCAGGGTGTTTTTAAGGCTAATTCAATTGAAACAGAAAGCTACATTATGCAAATATCCAAGTATATTCATCGTAATCCCTTAAAACTTATCGAACCACAATTCAGAGAGAAAGGCGTCAGAGACTTGGAACGAGCAAAGCTTTTTCTAAGAAATTACAGGTGGTCAAGTTATTTGGATTTTCTTGGGATGAAAAAGTACCCATTTTTAATAGATAATGAGTTACACGGTGGTTATTTTAGAAATAGTGCAGAATATGAAGATTTTGTTTTATCAGGACCCGACGTGGATGTGGTCGAGGCGAAACCTCCGCAAAAGAAAACTGCGGAGGTTTCGCCTCGACCAGCAGAGGGGGAGGTCGACCAAGGTAGGTCATTTTAA
- a CDS encoding tetratricopeptide repeat protein produces MFRQICVILVVLLVVPAGVFAVSQEDKDALLQEIGNFIDKDPAVVGGAVNSILDDYEREGTIDETIAFYRKALKVLPDNAGLVTRFADRLSDWRRWDEAIEQYRRAQVLEPHNLWHSMRVADLLVVLDKFDEAKNVLDNIVAQAQDNWNRSQAQERLANIASKVTAPAVEKAAAPEPEIKKAPEKKAEPAPESKPEKKKKKKKRGWFFGR; encoded by the coding sequence ATGTTTAGGCAGATATGTGTGATTTTGGTTGTTTTGCTGGTAGTGCCGGCTGGAGTTTTTGCAGTGAGTCAGGAAGACAAGGATGCGCTTCTGCAGGAGATAGGGAATTTTATAGATAAGGATCCTGCTGTTGTTGGCGGAGCAGTAAATTCCATCCTTGATGATTATGAACGGGAAGGAACCATTGACGAGACAATTGCTTTTTATAGGAAGGCATTAAAGGTATTGCCGGATAATGCCGGGCTAGTCACAAGATTTGCAGATCGTTTGAGCGACTGGCGCAGATGGGATGAGGCGATCGAGCAGTATAGACGTGCGCAGGTCTTAGAGCCGCATAATCTGTGGCATTCTATGCGTGTAGCAGATCTTTTGGTTGTGCTGGACAAGTTCGACGAGGCAAAGAATGTGCTGGATAACATTGTTGCGCAGGCGCAGGACAATTGGAACAGGAGCCAGGCGCAGGAGAGACTCGCGAATATAGCTAGTAAGGTTACGGCGCCGGCAGTAGAGAAAGCAGCTGCGCCAGAGCCAGAGATAAAGAAGGCGCCAGAGAAAAAGGCAGAGCCAGCTCCGGAATCGAAACCGGAAAAGAAAAAGAAGAAAAAGAAACGCGGCTGGTTTTTCGGCCGTTAA